CTGACCCGCTGGCCTTCTTCAATCGTCAGTGTGAGCGGTTTTTCACAATAGACATCTGCGCCGGCACGCATTGCCGCAATGGCAATAGGAACATGCCAGTGGTCGGGAGTTCCGATTGTTACGATATCCGGACTCGTCTTTTCAAGCATGTCCCGGTAGTCGGTGAACATGTACAGCTGGTTATCAAATTTCGCATTGAATTCTTGGTTATGTGGCTGGTCAACGTCACAGACTGCTATCGTTTGTCCCAGTTTTGAAGCCTGCATTGCTATACTGCCGCCTCGGTTGTAGCGACCGCGACTTCCCCCCACGCCGACTGAAGCGACTGTTTTGCGGTCGTTGGCTTCCTGACGCGCTCCCTGTGCTTTCTGCCAAAAGAGCGGCAGGGACATGGCTGTCCCTGCGGCGGTGGATTGTTTGAGGAACTGGCGACGTGTGTTGGACATGTGGATTTTCCGTGTGGAAGGAACGATGTGGCTGATGTTGGTCTGTTCAGGCTGCTGACCCTATGGGGCATGTGGATGAAACGCACAGGGCGCCGTCCTGGACAGTAGGTTAACGAATTAACATTACAAGTTTAACGGAACTCTGTCAGGGCTTCGACAGGACTGAATCGTTTACAGCTTAATAGTACAACGAATGCTGCACTCCGTGGCAAGCAGATGTTTGCGTCTAAGGCAATGGTCCGGCCGGTTGGGCGTCCCTTGTGTGTTTCCCCGCGCCTGTGACCTGGTATCTCCAGTTGTTGTGAATTGAGACCCGGTTGACGCAGGTTTGTCCCCCGAATATCAACGCCGGCAGCTGACTGTTCCACCGTAGAACGCTGAGGATCACTGGAAACATCAGTTTAATGGTGTCAGGTTTCGGTCTCTTTACGGAATAAATGACGTGTGTTCGTCAATGGAAAGACAGAACTCTGCGATCAGTCGGGCCGCATTCCGAAGATCCGACTCGTCGACAACTTCAACCGGGCTGTGCATGTAGCGGTTGGGAATTGTGACCAGCCCGGTGGCACAGCCTCCTCGGCTGATCTGAATCGCGGCCGCATCATTGCTGGCTGGTCGGGCCAGTGCATTTATCTGAACCTGGATTTCGTTCTTCTCTGCACACGAGGTGAGTAGTTCCACCACACGCGGATTGGCGTTTGCTCCGCGGACAATCACCGGACCTCCACCCAGAACGATTCTGCCAAATTCATTCTGGTCGATACCCGGGCAGTCAGTCGCATGTGTCACATCCACAGCAATCGCGACGTGTGGGTTAATGTTGTAGGCACTGGTGGTGGCACCCCGTAAACCAATTTCTTCCTGAACAGATGATACTGCAGTGACAGACGCTGCCGGACTTGCTTCCTGGATCATTCTAAGTGCTGTGAAAATAACCCAGAGCCCGGTTCGGTCATCCATTGCGACTCCGGACAGCCGACCATTTTGCAATTCACGAAGACTCGGTTCCGGCGTGGCCGAATCACCGACGCGGACAAGCTGTCCTGCTTCCTCGGCGGTGGAAACACCAATATCGACCCACAATTCGCTGATTGTGGGAACCGTTTTTCTTTCGGCCTCTTTAAGCAGATGGATAGGTTTTCGGGCTATGACACCCGGAATGGAACCATGCTGCGTATGAATCAGCATCCTCTGGCCCAGTAAAATCTGCATATCCCAGCCACCAACAGCATTCACTCGAAGAAATCCTTTGTCATCGATATGTCGAACGATGAGACCGATTTGATCGCAGTGGGCGTCCAGCAGGATTCTGGGGGAGGCCGTTTCATTAACGGTGCACAGTACGTTCCCGTGGACGTCGGTCCTTGTTTCATCTGCAAAAGGAGACGCAAATGTTCGGACGACATCCTGCACCTCCTGTTCGAATCCGGATGT
This Fuerstiella sp. DNA region includes the following protein-coding sequences:
- a CDS encoding M42 family metallopeptidase, yielding MPDQFLKDLLATPGTSGFEQEVQDVVRTFASPFADETRTDVHGNVLCTVNETASPRILLDAHCDQIGLIVRHIDDKGFLRVNAVGGWDMQILLGQRMLIHTQHGSIPGVIARKPIHLLKEAERKTVPTISELWVDIGVSTAEEAGQLVRVGDSATPEPSLRELQNGRLSGVAMDDRTGLWVIFTALRMIQEASPAASVTAVSSVQEEIGLRGATTSAYNINPHVAIAVDVTHATDCPGIDQNEFGRIVLGGGPVIVRGANANPRVVELLTSCAEKNEIQVQINALARPASNDAAAIQISRGGCATGLVTIPNRYMHSPVEVVDESDLRNAARLIAEFCLSIDEHTSFIP